In Lotus japonicus ecotype B-129 chromosome 5, LjGifu_v1.2, one genomic interval encodes:
- the LOC130720256 gene encoding uncharacterized protein LOC130720256 — MCNFPAFLHPYIGTITDVEDDGNCGYRSIAALIGHSAGQDGWPWVRATLIQELETNVVMYNRMWGTDVVYGLHNRLTLPIGDPATPDKWFQLPEMGYLVATKYQLVLVSLSSMGCNTYFPLIGAGPRDEHSVIAIGHVINHWVQLQLTPGHPMPTIAPQWEWHSDLASKYWRNLYGPRLGMYDAQFQAWLGAFSGHADYVDITTD, encoded by the exons atgtgtaactttccagcctttctccatccatatattggcacaattacagatgttgaggatgatggtaactgtggctatagatccATTGCTGCATTAATAGGGCATTCCGCCGGTCAGGACGGTTGGCCTTGGGTTAGGGCTACATTGATACAAGAACTTGAGACCAATGTGGTAATGTATAATAGGATGTGGGGCACAGATGTTGTTTATGGCTTACATAATCGTCTCACTCTTCCTATTGGTGACCCGGCCACCCCTGACAAATGGTttcaactgccagagatgggataccttgttgcCACAAAGTACCAATTGGTTCTCGTATCCTTATCCTCTATGGGTTGTAACACATACTTTCCACTGATAGGAGCCGGCCCACGAGATGAGCATTCTGTTATAGCTATTGGACATGTGATAAATCACTGGGTACAG CTCCAATTAACTcctggacatcctatgccgaCTATTGCTCCCCAGTGGGAATGGCACAGTGATCTTGCCTCCAAATACTGGCGCAACCTATATGGTCCACGTTTAGGCATGTATGATGCACAATTCCAAGCTTGGCTTGGTGCTTTTAGTGGTCATGCGGACTATGTGGACATCACCACAGATTGA
- the LOC130720823 gene encoding protein MAINTENANCE OF MERISTEMS-like — protein sequence MPFGEMTITLDDVSALLHLPTGSRFYTPGRGERDEVAALCAQLLGGSVAAYLAEFEAAGGQNIRFITLKTMYTSAMDGGRYEDAARIWLVNQLGATLFASKSGGYHTTVYWIGMLEDLGRVSEYAWGAIALASLYEQLSRASRRKTAQIGGFTSLVLSWAYEYISSSVIIRTEVPGYTQDQPRAQRWSTSRIAHSGLDERRVMLDELTVDDITWAPFEDHRDVRPRDPRALYSGYIRTPYDRSVSRHLPERVMRQFGFIQDIPRHPSEIQTTGSLAETTDAAYAEFEPHLRPQGIPATYPGEAVEGYMRWYSRVSHVFIIPEDRREELSVVSAIRRGVELLEQSLEVPGALAPGTQPRILTERALDLFRRSSFVGTQGVAFSAIRGAAAAGGRARGGRARGGRPRGGGARGGRARGEGDPGEGVRGGRARGPRGRRGRGRGE from the exons atgccgttcggggagatgactatcaccctggacgatgtgtctgctcttctccatcttcccacagggtcgaggttctacactCCGGGCAGAGGGGAGCGAGACGAGGTTGCAGCGCTCTGCGCCCAGCtcctgggaggatctgttgctgCTTATCTGGCTGAGTTTGAGGCGGCGGGTGGCCAGAACATTCGGTTcattactctgaagaccatgtacacgtctgctatggatg ggggacgctatgaggatgctgctaggatctggctggtgaaccagcttggtGCCACCCTCTTTGCCAGCAAGAGTGGTGGTTACCACACTACTGTCTACTGGATCGGGATGCTTGAGGACCTCGGTCGCGTGTCGGAGTACGCGTGGGGTGCGATTGCGCTGGCTTCGTTGTACGAACAGCTGAGTCGTGCATCCCGCAGGAAGACAGCGCAGATCGGTGGGTTCACCTCCCTCGTGCTGTCATGGGCGTATGAGTACATATCCAGCAGCGTCATTATCAGGACGGAGGTCCCCGGCTAcacacaggaccagcctagggcgcagcggtggtccacgtctcggatcgcgcattccggactcgatgagagacgagtcatgctcgatgagcttacAGTGGATGATATCACATGGGCCCCTTTTGAGGACCATCGAGATGTTCGACCGCGGGATCCCAGGGCCCTCTATTCCGGCTACATCCGGACACCTTACGACCGGTCTGTGAGCCGACATCTACCAGAGCGGgttatgcgccagtttggcttcatacaggacatccctcgacacccctctgagatccagacgacggggtcccttgctgagaccacagatgctgcctatgctgagtttgagccgcacctccgccctcaggggatacctgctacatatccgggagaggcggtggagggttacatgaggtggtatagcagagtgtcacatgtgttcatcatccctgaggataggagggaggagcttagtgtcgtg tctgccatacgtaggggtgtggagttgttggagcagtccCTGGAGGTGCCAGGTGCTCTTGCTCCAGGGACACAACCCCGGATCCTCACGGAGAGGGCGCTCGATCTCTTTCGACGGAGTTCCTTCGTTGGTACCCAGGGAGTTGCCTTTTCTGCTATTCGAGGAGCCGCAGCTgcgggaggcagagctcgtggaggcagagctcgtggaggcagaccccgtggaggcggagctcgtggaggcagagctcgtggagagggtgatcctggagagggtgttcgtggaggtcgagctcgtggacccagaggtcgcagggggcggggtcggggagagtga